A window of Glycine soja cultivar W05 chromosome 13, ASM419377v2, whole genome shotgun sequence genomic DNA:
TTGCATCTGCGCTGAATCCTTTCAAGACCTTCAATTGCACGTATCCATTTAGTGCTAATAGAGGTGCCAAAGCAAGAATTATAAGAGCAAGCTGCCAGCTTGCATCAAAAGCAATTACCAAGCCAGCTACTGCTGTAGCAATATTTTGAACCAGCAAACCAAGTGCATCCCCAACCAAAGCTCGAACAGCAGCTGCATCAGATGAGAGCCTTGCTCCTATTGCTCCACTTGAATGTTCAGCTTCATCGAACCAACTAACTTCCATGTGAACTACTTTCTCAAAACACATTATCCGGATCCTTTTGATTAACTTACCACCAGCAATGCCAAAAAGGTAGAATCTACATGGAGGCATGACAAATGATACCACACCAAGTGCAACAAATAGTAATGCCCAATGTTTTGAATCTTTATGAAGTTCATCAACTGGCTCATAGAAAATACTTATCATTTTGGAGATGAAGAGTGCAAGAATGGGTAATATTACTCCAGATCCTACTGCGGCTATAGTCCCTATCAGTAAGAATGGAATCTCAGGCTTGTTTAAATATGCCAGGCGATAAAGTGGCACTTCTGGTGGTGAAGAAACTGTTGAAGGAGGAGCTTGAGGTCTTCCGCCTGAAGGTTCCAAGAAGCCAACTGTTGCAGGCACACCATGTGATTCTGAGAATGAGTTACAACCGCTACTTCCAACTCCTGATGACCTTTGGCTTATAGATTGTATGGAAGATCTTTGACTTGATTGTCTTCCAGAATGCACTATACTTTCTATCTTGTCTGTGTCATTTGCTGCATTTTTTTCTGACCCTTTAATTTCTTGCAGTCTAATGAGCTGCCTATAGGCTCCATTAGGATCCTTGGTGAGCTCAGCATGTGAACCTGAtcaatggaaaaataaaaataatgcaataaggtataagaaattatatttctaTTACTACATGTTATGTCTACCTCTTTCAACTATTTTTCCTTGATGAATAACAGCAATGCTATCAGCATTCCTTATAGTACTTAAGCGGTGGGCTACAATGACAGTTGTTCGGTTTATCATTATTCTGTCCAATGCCTCCTGTACAATTTTCTCAGATTCAGCATCAAGGGCACTTGTAGCTTCATCCAGAAGTAGGATTCTTGGGTCTTTCAAAATTGCTCTTGCTATTGCAACTCTTTGCTTTTGACCCCCAGAGAGCTGAGCTCCATGCTCACCAACCATTGTGTCTAGTCCCTACGTtcattattatacaaaattacaGATGTAAAAGGAACATTCAGTATAATAATAGAAGTAAGAATTCTTTTACTTAAGTCTTATATAGTATTGCAGATAAAGATAATCCTGACAAAGGTTGGGAACATTTCAAACTGTTAAGCAGTAATTCACTATGCATTTTTGACATTTAAATGGAGATTCAAGGGTTGACCAGAGGAAGTTTATCTATAAATTTGGCGGCATTAGCTAGTTCTGCTGCAGCTCTGATTTCTTCATCAGTTGCACCATCCTTGCCATAGGCAATATTCTCTTTAATACTGCATGTAAAGAGAACTGGTTCCTGGCTAACTAGGCCTATTTTCTGTCTGATCCATTTCAGTTTGAATTCTTTGAGGTTGATACTGTCAATGAGAACTTCACCTGCCTGTGGATCATAAAATCTCTCTATCAAACCAACAACTGTGGATTTCCCACTCCCACTTTCTCCTACCAAAGCTGTTGTAGTGCCGCTTGGTATTGAAAGAGAAAATCCATTGAATATCAGTTCATCAGGTCTAGTAGGATAACTAAAGCAAACCTCCCTAAGTTCTATATCTCCACGGATGTCATCAAGCTGCCGACCAGTAGTGTCATAAGCATCAATTTCTGGCTTCCTTTTAATTGTTTCAAACATCTTAAAGGCTGCAGCTTGTCCTGCAGCAAAAGCACTCAAGCTTGGAGATGCCTGCCCAAGAGACCTGGGATTGGAAATATAGTTAGGTAGGATAATATAATATCTAATCATATCTTCTGAGATTTTAGACAGCGGGAGGGAATCAATTTTAGATATTATTTATAGTCTCATATTAAGAAAGAGCAACACATACACAACTTACATGGATCCATTCAATACAGCAACAATTACTGTGATAACCTCTCCTCCTGTATATCCTTTCTCTATTATCATTTTTGCACCAAACCATGTagccaaaccataactgcaggtaaaaacaaaatacagaGCACCAAACCCCAAACCAGAAGCTAGTGGCCCTTGCACTCCAGCCTTGTAAGCTTTGGTTAAGGACTGATTATAATTAGCTATAGCTTGCTTCTCCCCAGTGAATGAAGCAACCTGCGTTGGACAAGTAAAAGTCATTTATAGATCCTGCAATATCAAAAGGACCAAGTCCGGAGTTCTTTTTTTGTCAGTGTGCATACAGTTCGGATAGAACCAATTGTCTGCTCAGCCACAGTTGCTGCTATAGAATAAGCTTCTTGTCCCCTGGATGATGCTTTTGAAATAACCTGGCCTAGCACAGCACCAACCAACGCAAGAGGTGGAATACAAGATAGCATTACAACAGTTAGAAGCCATCCCTTGATGAATGCTACTGCAAAAGATCCAATGAAAGTTGCTATGAACTGCAAGAATTGTCCCACCTGAAATGAAATAGCAAAATTTAGCTTAAACACGATGacaatgaattttttcttttaacaaacAAGATGACAATGATTTAAGACTTGTATGGTGGTTTGTTATTACCTTCTCACCCATGGCATCTTGAATAAGAACAGTATCACCTGACATCCTTCCAACAACCTCTCCAGTTCTAGTTTCCTTATCAAAGAAGGTGACATCTTGCCTCAAAATTGTTTTAAGGTATAAACCTCTAATTCTTGTGGCTTGTCTCTCCCCAGTGACCATCCAGCAAGTCAACTCTGGTACATAGAAAAAAAGGTTTCTTTTGGGGTCAAAAGGAGCCAAACTAATGAGTTAGATTAAGAACTATCAGGCtgataaaacaacaacaacaaaaataacaaacagATAATCTGATGCACTTACGCAGAAGTGACAAAAGAAAAGTACCCACAGCGAAGTATACAAATTTCAGAGACACCTGAACGCAGTAATTTATAGAGAAGTGTTAAGTCTGAGTATGTTGAGTTACTAATATTCCTATCGTAAAAGGGACTAATGAGGAATTACCTTGGAAACTTCATCAACAACGTTGGAATCTTCGGTTCCTCCAAATGCATTGATCATATTGCCAAACATCAGAATCGTTAAGGGTATGGAGACTCCATTCCCAATAGCCCCCACTGTCCCCAAAAACATCAATAAATTATCCAAAGGATCAGCAAATGAGAAAAGCTTGTATAAGGGTACTGTTTTGACAGTTTTATCTTTGGCCTTGCTCTTTGAATCTTCCTTGCTGTCCGAGTCTCGATTCAAGGCGATATCCTGTGCCATTTTCTTGATGAAAGACTTTACACACCCCTCtactaattagtaattactaCAAACAGAAAACAGCTGCAGAAAATGCATTACAGGTTCAAGTTAGTAACACGCAACAAGATTATTGTGCTCTATAAAGTGTAACCTCGTagtgaaatttcattttttttttctcttcttggtTTGTTGTGTGTGCACTGAGTTTGTGAACAAGATGATGGCCTTTTCTTTAATGGGGTTTTCAATTCAGACTCaatcaaacaagaaaaatacTTCAGAGAAAACCATGAGTCAACTTTGACAAAATTTACTTCAGCAAAAGATAAGCAACGTAaagtggcaaaaaaaaaaaaaaaaactacatcaAGTGCAATGGAGAGACTCCGAGATAAGAGGGAGTGTCACTGTCGAAATTATGCCTTAGAAGTTAGAAGACCAAaatccaacaagagggataagaatgcattcaaaaccaaaagaaGTAAACCTTATACAACCAAAAGCATAAGCAACTTCTACCTTAACAGAAGATCGAAAACTAGTTGCAGCATGCAGCACAACTAAATATTTAGTTGGAAAGTGGAACTCAAGTTCCAACTCGGATAGTTCATACTATACAACATcagttaaatattttgataagtcAATAGCAAAATTTGAATCAGCAAATTTCTTAGCCCGCAATTTAATGAGATTATGTTCcgaaattatattttagctgTACCGAATCAATTGATTTGCACAATGTTGAAcgtatgattattttattaaaaaaataacaaatgacTCGCCCTCAATTGTCATTTCCTCTaactaaacttattttataaacaatcactgtcaaaattgtaatttttttaataaaatataactcaAAATAACATTCGTTTTCAAAGAAGTTTGTGACACCAGCTCCGAcgtaagaagaaaaattaatatattaaaatttaattaaattaattttatttaaattacttaaaCCAATTCAAGTAAGTAAAAAGGTCACGTTCGCTTCACCgttatcaaataaaacttattaaaaacataccTGACTCAAAATAAGGCGTCCAAGTTTACAAATTTGGAacattatgtaattaaaatagaaactcATGTCCTCAATATCCCTATGCATTGTGTCTCAGTGTCCTCTAGagattctttaaagtcatcctgTAACAGCcgtaattattaataaataaataatacagtaataagttaataaataaataaataaataaaatataattaggtCATATTCTGAcgcacaagaaccctaacagagcaatcagaggaggagctctagagagcaccagagacgccaccattgctaacagagaacatttaagcgactacctcgaggtaagggatgagttactcacgcttggggattagaatgaacatgtgtagggatccctagaggatcaatttttgggttattttggggggtttatgaatttaattatgttttcatgtttaatcgCGGATTGAGTGTATTTGATGAACCAATTGGTGTTCTGTTGCGAGTTTGTTGTAGgattgatgtgttcttgtgttaggtgtgtaccttaggaattagaattctttataattagcataaaaattgtgtggtggtgattttgtttataccagATATGTTGGTCTTTCAATCTTGTTCCTGTGCTAATGTATATTGTGtccagataattatttttttacaccgCAGTGTATCcgtgtacatatatattgatactgttttttttacaaactttatattttatttcacgtgGGTGATTTCTTGTCATGAAATTCATAGGTGTAGGGATTGTTGGATAATTGAATtggctaaaatcatttaaagaaattaactaaagttgtattcacattgtaattaggcattttcttgatgttggcaacttagttgaaatatattcaaaatataggtatacatgttgttcatagaaatcaatatgagtatatattttattgttatatatataatttgtatttacttaatgatatatttgatattattgtgattattttatattaatatatatttaatactttttatatattataaataatatgtaCATTTACGTTtacgttaatatatattttgttatatattttgaatataatatacttatatatatattttatgtgtattttatAGTTACTTGTTTATAAGccttgaagttaaatattgtatgttattattattatgatatattgttatttaattgttgagtatattttgtaattaattagagTGTGAAATGTTAAACTGTAGACATGAAGCATGGTTGTGAATGAGTGTGTGATTGATATTTGTAGTGATTACTTGTCATGTGAGTTATGAGTCATGTGAGTTATGAGTTATAcagtaacccgaccagtgtgtaccttgagagaacttttatgcgcagtgttaaagaaaattgtaggattcctagttaggatccTGAAGGGTTAAACTATAGCGCAATTTGTATGAGTTATTGAGAGAACTTTTATGCGCAGTTTGTAAAATATAACTCAAAATAACATTTGTTTTTACCCTTTGAAAGAGACCAAAGAAGTTTGTGACATCAGCTCCgacataagaagaaaaatatattaaaatttaattaaattaatttttatttaaattacttaaaCCAATTCAAGTGAGTAAAAAGGTCATGTTCGCTTCACCgttatcaaataaaacttattacaaACATACCTGACTCAAAATAAGGCCGTCCAAGTTTACAAATTTGGAacattatgtaattaaaatagaaactcATATCCTCAATATCCCTATACATTGTGTCTCAGTGTCCTCTAGagattctttaaagtcatccggCCAATGATTTGCTCCTAATATCATTTTGTATGCTTATTCCTCTCaatcacataatttatttacatcTCAAATTTCTTTCTCTTAAATGTACAAATTGTTGTGCAAGTAAAATTCTCAaacttattttagttttttttttttatcaatgaagAAAACAGGAACAACCAAAAGGCAAAACTAAGAACGAATGTAAACTACACCCACAACATCTGCCAAAACAAAAAGCTGCAGATGCTGAGGACAGCTATTCCAAGTTGTGAAAGAATCTGAATTGGTAGAGCCATGCTTCGCAAGCCAATCAGCGTATTGATTCGCTTCTCTTAAGATGTGCTGAAGAGAAATTTGTCATTGCTGAGTCATTGATCGTTACTCtcgataaaattattaaatccaGCCAACTGAGCCGAGTAGGCACGAAGCAATGAGTAAGTCGAGTAATAACTTGACTTGAGTTACCATAACAAAAAACCTCATGGTAAAAGGATTCTTAGTTAATGACGATAGCTTTtgagaaataaaacaaacacctaaaataaaacatcattttatagCTTTTTAACATTTAAAGTGTTCTgtcaaaaaaacatttaaagtgCTATCATGGAACATCAcatctaattttttgttttatttttttatatagaaagttcaaatataatatatcattaGATTTAAGTTTTAACAAAATACAATGTCCATTAACAACAATAATACTCTACTTAGAAATCATGCTGCTGCCAAAAAATTCAATCATGTGTGTAATTGCTGAGGCATTAAGGTACGTATGCAAGGGGAACACTCATTGAACATTAGAACCTATTTTTCAATAGTTGTTCTGCAGCATAACGCTTGGTTGGGATAACATTCTTAGCTATATCTAGCATATCAGCTCCAACTCTCTTTAACGATGTCTTTCTTATCTTCATCTAACTTGGTGCATCTATTTGCCACTTACCAGTCACAGCTAAGGATTTCAATATTTATCTAAATGTTTCGAacttaaagatgaaaaaaaacacCAATATTCAAATCAAGTAAAACAAAGTTATAGCCAAAAGGAACTAGTGGATAGCTTTTTATAGTGGATATGACTGATATATGTGGCACTATCTATCtcaacataaatataattaagaaaaatatataaaaatttagaatttaattaaattaattttatttaaatcgcTTAAACAAATTCACGTGGATAAAAGGATCAAATTCGCTTCACTGTtgtcaaataaaacttattaaaaatatctccGACTTAAAATAAAACTGTCCAAAtttacaaaagaactcaagttaaacagcgaaataaaataaagtaaagtaTATGTTTGAAACATCatgaaactaaaacaaaaactcATGCTCTAATGTCACATCTTaccagagcattgtgtcccaacATCATCTAGCACGATGCTCTTAAAGTCATTCACTTAATCACCTGCTCCCAGGAATACAAGGTTCAagattgataactgctaaataattgtgaatttataggagttaaatagtcaaattttggcttaaaattaattatttagccgttatttgtaattaaaagtaagaaaattaagttaattgAAATTCTGGTTGCAGATACGGAAAATAAGGTTGCATTTAGCAAAAGTGGCacagaaaggaagaaaaaaagaagaaattctgAAGCAGGCCCAATCCAATAGGGGCGCTAAGCGCGCATcaggcgctaagcgagcaacTAACTGCACGCGCTGAGCGTGGCGTTAAGCACGAAGGTGGAAACCGTTACGCGCGCTAAGCCCAGCTAGGCGCCCAGCGCCCGATCCAACAGAAGCACAGGCCCAGCTTGCATGGCGCGCCCAGCGCGCGAtctgaacgcgctaagcgcgaggtgtGGCGCTGAGCGCGACTACGAAGGCCCATAAGCCCACTTcagcaactataaatagagaggcaGTCCCAAGGAAATTTCATCCCGTCTCAGAGCACCACTCTCAGTACTTCAAGCCTGAGTTTTCTTTCCCCTCTCtatattctttgttttgttagcctattctttctttcat
This region includes:
- the LOC114381880 gene encoding ABC transporter B family member 21-like, with translation MAQDIALNRDSDSKEDSKSKAKDKTVKTVPLYKLFSFADPLDNLLMFLGTVGAIGNGVSIPLTILMFGNMINAFGGTEDSNVVDEVSKVSLKFVYFAVGTFLLSLLQLTCWMVTGERQATRIRGLYLKTILRQDVTFFDKETRTGEVVGRMSGDTVLIQDAMGEKVGQFLQFIATFIGSFAVAFIKGWLLTVVMLSCIPPLALVGAVLGQVISKASSRGQEAYSIAATVAEQTIGSIRTVASFTGEKQAIANYNQSLTKAYKAGVQGPLASGLGFGALYFVFTCSYGLATWFGAKMIIEKGYTGGEVITVIVAVLNGSMSLGQASPSLSAFAAGQAAAFKMFETIKRKPEIDAYDTTGRQLDDIRGDIELREVCFSYPTRPDELIFNGFSLSIPSGTTTALVGESGSGKSTVVGLIERFYDPQAGEVLIDSINLKEFKLKWIRQKIGLVSQEPVLFTCSIKENIAYGKDGATDEEIRAAAELANAAKFIDKLPLGLDTMVGEHGAQLSGGQKQRVAIARAILKDPRILLLDEATSALDAESEKIVQEALDRIMINRTTVIVAHRLSTIRNADSIAVIHQGKIVERGSHAELTKDPNGAYRQLIRLQEIKGSEKNAANDTDKIESIVHSGRQSSQRSSIQSISQRSSGVGSSGCNSFSESHGVPATVGFLEPSGGRPQAPPSTVSSPPEVPLYRLAYLNKPEIPFLLIGTIAAVGSGVILPILALFISKMISIFYEPVDELHKDSKHWALLFVALGVVSFVMPPCRFYLFGIAGGKLIKRIRIMCFEKVVHMEVSWFDEAEHSSGAIGARLSSDAAAVRALVGDALGLLVQNIATAVAGLVIAFDASWQLALIILALAPLLALNGYVQLKVLKGFSADAKKLYEEASQVANDALGSIRTVASFCAEKKVMKSYEEKCEGPIRTGIRRGIISGISYGVSFFMLYAVYACSFYAGARLVQDGKATMLDVFRVFFALNLAAVGISQSGSLVPDSSNSKSAAASVFAILDRKSQIDPSDDSGLTLEEVKGEIEFKHVSFKYPTRPDVQIFRDLCLTIHNGKTVALVGESGSGKSTVISLLQRFYDPDLGNITLDGTEIQRMQVKWLRQQMGLVSQEPVLFNDTIRANIAYGKGGDATEAEIIAAAELANAHNFTCSLQEGYDTIVGERGIQLSGGQKQRVAIARAIVKNPKILLLDEATSALDAESEKVVQDALDCVMVDRTTIVVAHRLSTIKGADLIAVVKNGVIAEKGKHEALLNKGGDYASLVALHTTASTS